CTCCAGCCCGCCTCGATCACCACGATAGACCTCGCGGACGGGTCGGTCGACACCGAACAGTACTGGCGACCACGGTATCGACCGTGTGAGATGCCCTTCGGGGCGTTCGTCGACGAGTTTACCGACCGATTCACCCGCCTGATCGACGAGTGGCGCCGCGAGGACTGTCGGTACGGCGTCCTGCTCTCGGGGGGTAGCGATTCGCGGCTCAACCTCGCCGCGCTCGGTCCCGGGATCACCGCCTTCCACATGGCCGGCTGGATGAGCCGGGAGGCCCGCACCGCAGAGCGGGTCGCCATCGAATCCGGAAACGAGTTCGTCTTTCTGCGGCGCAACCACGACTATCAGGAGGAGGCGCTTGTGCGCAACCAGCCGTTCTCGAACTTCAACGGCTGGTTCACACAGGGGTACGCGACCGGTTTCGAGGGGGAGATCCGAGACCGGGTGGACGTCCTGTTGTCCGGGATGTACGCCGATACGCTGTTCAAGGGCCACGCGATCCCCAGCCCGAACTACGACCTCGGTCCGATCGGGAACCTCACGCTGCCCGTCGAGACGAAAATCGAGACGCTCCCCGAGTTCGTCGACTGGCTGTGTGAGATCGCCCCGAGCGACGACAACCTCCCGTTCCCGAACGACCTGCGTGCGACCCTCGAGGAGAACATCTACCGAGAGGACGGCGAGATCGTCCACCACGACGTGCGCTACGACTCGATCGAGGACCTGGTCTACTGTAGCGGCTACTTCCCGCTGACCAACGACGATGACGTCATCTTCCGCAACAGCCTTCGCGAGATGCTGCCCTACCGGACCCCGTTTCTCGACAATCGCCTCGTGGATCTCTCGCTTCGGATGCCGATCCGCTATCGGCTGCGGCGAAACGTCATCGACGCGGCGGTAAAGCGCCTCGACGAGCGACTCGCGTCGATCCCGCACGCCGACGCGGGAATGGGTCTGGGCCACTCGTTTCCCGTCGATTTCACGGGTCGAAAGCTGAAGGCACTCTGGCGAAAACACGTCGCCAACGAGGCCCCGCCACGGCCGTATCTCAGCAACGGCTCGTGGGTCAACGACGCCGAGTTGATCCGCCACGACGACTTCTACTGGCGGGCGATCGAGGCCCACGCCGACGTCATCGAGGGGCTCGACTTCCTCGAGTTCGACGACGTCCGTGCGTGCTACCGGGCTCACCTCGACGGACAGAACAACGTCGTGGAGCTGTACACCCTGCTGACCGTACTCACCATGCCAACCACCCAGCGACTCGCCGGGGTAGAACCCGGCCACCGAACCGCCCGCACAGACTCGAAACCGATCCGACGAGGGTCGCGATGAACGATCGCCTAGACACGCTGTTGATCGGGATCGACTCCGCCTGCGAGCGGGTCCTCGACCCCCTCATCGAATCGGGGGCGCTCCCGAACCTCGCGTCGCTCATCGAGGAGGGCGCAAGCGGCCCGCTCGAATCGCAGATCCCCCCCTGGACCGCGAGCGCGTGGCCCTCGCTGTACACCGGCGTCAACCCCGGTAAGCACGGCGTGTTCGGCTTCCTGCACTACGAGGGCTACGATTGGGACGTCGTCAACGCCACGCACGTCCGCGAGGCGTCGCTGTGGGACCTCCTGACACAGCAGGGGATGACGAGCGTCGTCGTCAATGTCCCCGTCACCGCGCCGCCCCCGGAGATCGACGGCGCGATCGTTCCCGGCTACACCGCCCCCGAAAACCCCCGATGCCACCCCGAGGGCACCCTCGAGGAGATCCGCGAGGCCATCGGCGAGTATCGGGTCTACCCCGACCCCGAACGCGACCAGCCCGGCGAGTACGTCGACCTGATCAGGATGCGCGGGGCGGCCTTTCGCCACCTCGCCGAGGAGCACGACCCGGAGTTCGGGTTCGTCGAGTTCCAGGGGACCGACAGCGTCTTTCACGAACACCCCGGTCGGGAGGACTACGTCGAGGCGATCTACCGCGCGGTTGACGAGGAAGTCGGCGACATCCTCGACTCGTGTGACCCCGAGACCGTAATCGTCGCGAGCGATCACGGGATGGGGCCCTACGAGAAGTACGAACTCCGGGTCAACGAGTTGCTCGACGAGG
The DNA window shown above is from Halalkalicoccus jeotgali B3 and carries:
- a CDS encoding asparagine synthase-related protein is translated as MVGQQEVAERMVGLRGAVGHELPTTGSTVPERGVASEQHEGDVSIQLSTHPLLSGEQPAKTDDGVDIWLLGEVYGFDDSAVGGSTGHTPRPKRRDSVRYCADLYAEHGRAFVRGLNGNCVGIIHDPEAGTLSIFTDRLGSVPIYHATPGDGIVFATEIEAIASHPDVETEFHRGYLHEYLVYRRPFGVKTPLVGIEELQPASITTIDLADGSVDTEQYWRPRYRPCEMPFGAFVDEFTDRFTRLIDEWRREDCRYGVLLSGGSDSRLNLAALGPGITAFHMAGWMSREARTAERVAIESGNEFVFLRRNHDYQEEALVRNQPFSNFNGWFTQGYATGFEGEIRDRVDVLLSGMYADTLFKGHAIPSPNYDLGPIGNLTLPVETKIETLPEFVDWLCEIAPSDDNLPFPNDLRATLEENIYREDGEIVHHDVRYDSIEDLVYCSGYFPLTNDDDVIFRNSLREMLPYRTPFLDNRLVDLSLRMPIRYRLRRNVIDAAVKRLDERLASIPHADAGMGLGHSFPVDFTGRKLKALWRKHVANEAPPRPYLSNGSWVNDAELIRHDDFYWRAIEAHADVIEGLDFLEFDDVRACYRAHLDGQNNVVELYTLLTVLTMPTTQRLAGVEPGHRTARTDSKPIRRGSR